AAGTAACTGTTTGTAGATCAAGTGATTGTGAAAAGGAGTGGTCGATCACAAAAATAGCCAGAACCTGAAGTCTTACCTCAAATTTCCCGAAACAGACGCCAGTCAGGTTGGATGAATGTAAAAGATATTTTTCATTCGCAGTCACAGCCGCTGAGCAAGTTAACAAATAAGAAGGGTCCCTATGAACATTAAAAAAACGATTGTCGCCTCACTGTTAGCCTGCATGTTACCTGCCGCGGTTATGGCAAAAGATATCTCCGTTGGCGTCTCGATGGCGCTGTTTGATGACAACTTCCTGACCATTCTGCGCACTTCAATGCAGAAAGAGATGCAGAAAGATGGCGTCAAAGGACAGGTAGAGGATGCAAAGGGCGACGTTTCACAGCAGCTGCAGCAGGTACAAAACTTTATCGGTCAGGGTGTTGATGCACTGATCGTCAACCCGGTCGACACCAACGCGGTGAAACCGATTATGGATCAGGCGAGTAAAGCGGGCATCCCGCTGATCTTCGTGAACCGCCGTCCAGGCGCTGAGCTGACGGGCAAAATGGCCTATGTCGGTTCCGATTCAGAACTGGCCGGACGCTTACAGATGGAAGCGCTGGCTAAAGCGATGAACGGCAAAGGTAACGTTGCCATCCTGATGGGTGACCTGGCAAACGAAGCCACCCGCGACCGTACCAAAGGCGTGGAAGAGGTTGCCGCTAAGTTCCCTGGTATCAAAATCGTACAGAAACAGACCGCCAAATTTACCCGTAACGACGCGGTGGATGTGGTCAGTAACTGGATGACGGCCGGTGATCAGATCAATGCCATCGCCTCAAACAACGATGAAATGGCGATCGGTGCGCTGCAGGCGCTGGGTAAAAACCCGGACAAAATCCTGATTGCGGGCGTCGATGGCACGCCGGATGCACTGCAGATGCTGAAGCAGGGCAAGATGGTCGCCACGGTATTCCAGGATGCGCAGGGCCAGGGTGAAGGTGCGGTGCAGACGGCGATCAAACTGGTGAAGGGCGAGAAAGTGCAGAAAATCATCAACATCCCTTACCAGCTGATTACCAAAGACAACATGGAACAGTTTACCAATCGTAACCTGAAATAATCGTTCCCGACCCAGCTGTACGGAGGTGATGTATGAACGCGTTTGCGCTTGAAGCCGAAGGCATCAGCAAGTTCTTCCCCGGCGTTAAAGCCCTCGACAATGTGTCGTTGCGGGTGCGTCCGGGAACGGTACATGCCTTGATGGGCGAAAATGGCGCGGGCAAATCCACTTTAATGAAGTGCCTTATCGGGATGTATCGTCCCGATAAGGGCACCATCAAAATTAAAGGGGAGCCGGTGCAGTTTCAGGACACCATGGACGCGTTGCGTTCCGGCATTTCAATGATCCACCAGGAGCTCAACCTGGTGCCTTACATGACCGTCGCCGAGAATATCTGGCTGGGTCGTGAGCCGATGAAGTTTGGTTTTGTCGATCACGCCCGACTCAATCAGAAGACGCAGGAACTGCTTAACCGCCTGAATATCCGCCTGAAAGCCGATCGGATGGTGGGCGAGCTGAGCATTGCGTCGCAGCAGATGGTCGAGATTGCCAAAGCGGTCTCCTGGGATTCAGACATCGTCATCATGGATGAACCGACCTCCGCGCTGACCGAAACCGAAGTCGCGCACCTGTTTACCATCATTCGTGACCTGCGCGAGCAGGGTAAGGCGATCATCTATATCAGTCACAAGATGGATGAAATCTTCAATATCACCGATGAAGTCAGTATTTTCCGCGACGGTACCTGGATCGCCAGCGATCAGACGGCGAAATATACCCGTCAGTCGCTGATTACCCAGATGGTAGGCCGCGAACTGACGCAGCTGTTCCCGAAATTCAACAGCGCCATCGGGGAAGAGGTGCTGACGGTCCGTAATCTCACCTGCAAAGATCGTTTCACCGACGTCAGTTTCAGCGTGCGCCGGGGTGAAATCCTCGGCGTCGCCGGACTGGTGGGTGCCGGTCGCAGTGAGGTGATGGAGAGCCTGTTCGGCATGGAGAGCTTCGACAGCGGCGAGATCTTAATTGATGGCGTGCCGGTGACGATCGACTCACCCTCAACGGCGATTGAGAAGGGCATGGCGTTTCTCACCGAGGACCGCAAAAAGTCCGGGCTGTTTCTGGTGCTGTCGGTGATGGAGAACATGAGCATCGTCAACATGCCGGAGTACAGCGGCAAAAGCGGTTTTGTCAGCCATGTGAAGATGGCGCAGGACTGCATGGACCAGATCCGTCGGCTCAATATCAAAACGCCGACCATGGATCAGATCATCAACAACCTCAGCGGCGGTAATCAGCAGAAGGTTCTGATTGCCCGCTGGCTGCTGGCGCAACCGAAGATTCTGATTCTGGACGAACCGACGCGCGGCATTGACGTCGGTGCAAAAGCGGAGATTTACCGCTTAATCAGTGAACTTGCCAACCGTGGCGTGGCTATCATCATGGTCTCTTCTGAACTGCCGGAAATCCTTGGCATGAGTGATCGGGTGATGGTGATGCACGGCGGGCGTATAACCGGCATCCTCGATAAAGAAGAAGCCGATCAGGAAACCATTCTGTCGTTGGCATCCGAGTGAGGCGCGAGACCACTATGAGCAATATGAAAGCTACTGCCACTCCGGCAGCCCCGCAGCAACCCTCTTTTTTTGCCAGTCTGCGTCATAAATTGCCGAAAGATACCGGCATTTTTGTGGTGATGGTGGGGATTGCGTTGATTTTTGAAATGTTTGGCTGGTATGTGCGTGACCAGTCTTTCCTGCTCAACACCAACCGTCTGATCCTGATTGTCCTGCAGGTGGCGATTATCGGGATTATCGCGGTCGGCGTGACGCAGGTCATTATCACCACGGGTATCGACCTCTCCTCCGGTTCCGTCATCGCCCTGGCGGCGGTCGTGGCCGCGAGCCTGGCACAGACTTCTGACAGCCTGTCACCGATGTATCCGTCGCTGGTGAATATGCCTGCGGTAATCCCGATCGCGGCCGGTATCGGCGTCGGTTTGCTGGCGGGTGTGGTCAACGGTGTGCTGATTACCCGTACCGGTATTCCGCCATTCATCGCCACACTGGGCATGATGGTGTCGGCGCGTGGTCTGGCGCAGTATTACACCCAGGGTAATCCCATCAGCTTCCTGTCCGACGGCTTTACTTCAATCGGGCAGGGCGCAATGCCAGTGGTGATTTTCCTGGTCGTGGCGCTGCTGTTCCACATCGCCCTGAAACATACCCGCTACGGTAAGTATGTTTACGCCATCGGCGGCAACATGACCTCAGCGAAAGTCTCCGGTATCAACGTTAATAAGTATCTGATCATCGTCTACACCATTGCCGGCGCGCTTTCTGGCCTGGCGGGTGTGGTACTGGCGGCGCGTGTCAGCAGCGGCCAGTCAAGCATGGGGATGTCCTACGAGCTGGATGCGATTGCCGCAGCCGT
This genomic window from Pantoea sp. Lij88 contains:
- a CDS encoding sugar ABC transporter ATP-binding protein, coding for MNAFALEAEGISKFFPGVKALDNVSLRVRPGTVHALMGENGAGKSTLMKCLIGMYRPDKGTIKIKGEPVQFQDTMDALRSGISMIHQELNLVPYMTVAENIWLGREPMKFGFVDHARLNQKTQELLNRLNIRLKADRMVGELSIASQQMVEIAKAVSWDSDIVIMDEPTSALTETEVAHLFTIIRDLREQGKAIIYISHKMDEIFNITDEVSIFRDGTWIASDQTAKYTRQSLITQMVGRELTQLFPKFNSAIGEEVLTVRNLTCKDRFTDVSFSVRRGEILGVAGLVGAGRSEVMESLFGMESFDSGEILIDGVPVTIDSPSTAIEKGMAFLTEDRKKSGLFLVLSVMENMSIVNMPEYSGKSGFVSHVKMAQDCMDQIRRLNIKTPTMDQIINNLSGGNQQKVLIARWLLAQPKILILDEPTRGIDVGAKAEIYRLISELANRGVAIIMVSSELPEILGMSDRVMVMHGGRITGILDKEEADQETILSLASE
- a CDS encoding ABC transporter permease: MKATATPAAPQQPSFFASLRHKLPKDTGIFVVMVGIALIFEMFGWYVRDQSFLLNTNRLILIVLQVAIIGIIAVGVTQVIITTGIDLSSGSVIALAAVVAASLAQTSDSLSPMYPSLVNMPAVIPIAAGIGVGLLAGVVNGVLITRTGIPPFIATLGMMVSARGLAQYYTQGNPISFLSDGFTSIGQGAMPVVIFLVVALLFHIALKHTRYGKYVYAIGGNMTSAKVSGINVNKYLIIVYTIAGALSGLAGVVLAARVSSGQSSMGMSYELDAIAAAVIGGSSLMGGVGRITGTLIGAVILGLIKSGFTFVGVDAYIQDIIKGMIIVAAVSIDMHRNRKKR
- a CDS encoding sugar ABC transporter substrate-binding protein, whose translation is MNIKKTIVASLLACMLPAAVMAKDISVGVSMALFDDNFLTILRTSMQKEMQKDGVKGQVEDAKGDVSQQLQQVQNFIGQGVDALIVNPVDTNAVKPIMDQASKAGIPLIFVNRRPGAELTGKMAYVGSDSELAGRLQMEALAKAMNGKGNVAILMGDLANEATRDRTKGVEEVAAKFPGIKIVQKQTAKFTRNDAVDVVSNWMTAGDQINAIASNNDEMAIGALQALGKNPDKILIAGVDGTPDALQMLKQGKMVATVFQDAQGQGEGAVQTAIKLVKGEKVQKIINIPYQLITKDNMEQFTNRNLK